Genomic DNA from Torulaspora delbrueckii CBS 1146 chromosome 8, complete genome:
ACTCAAGCAAGATTTTATAGGTCTGAAAAGCGTCTGCTGGATTCACATGGATCAACATAGAAATAGCTTCGAAGCTTTACTGAGGATGCTGTTTACACTAAATTTTGGCAGCGCAGCGAGTTCTTGAAACTATCCACTGGAGACAGGACTTTCTAATAGCATCCTGAAAGTGTCAATGATGGTACAAGAGGTGCTGAGAGtttaaagatcaattttgGCTCTTCTCGCTGAGTTTAAGCTACAATATACACAGGTCACGTGAATAGGCTTAAGAGTAAGCAGGGGTGgtcaagttgaagagatgaaCAGCGGTTTAACTCGACTAAAAGCAGTCCATTTAGTGTTGGGTGTAaactgaaattgaaagGAAATTACTGCTGAGCCTTCATTTACTATGTCAGAGCCTGACACTCCGCTTCACCCACAAGCGGACGAGCAAATTGACCTGAGTAACGTTAGAGAATTgggtgatgatgatattgacgATTTAGACCTAAATCCTGAACTTGAAGTTTCTGAAGATCTTGATAGATATGGAGAAGAGCGAGATGACGAGGATGGGGAAGGTGGTTTTAAGAGAAGTTACGTGGAGGATGAGGACGAACGAGGTATGTATGATGAGATGGACGATTTCAGGCCCAGAATTAATGTTGGTTCTCCTTTCTCTTCCGCCACAGTACTGGCGAAATCCAGACCTCCTCTAGACAAGCCGACTAATACTCAAAGAAGGTTGTCCCTTTCTCAGCAATCCAAATTTATATCCTACTGTGACGAGAGACTGCTCGAAATTCAACGAAAATATGTACAATCGCGAGGTCTTAACACACAGAATGGTTATTCAGGACTAGAGCCTTtgttgaaggatttgaagtCACTTGTCGATTTTATCTGGTATTCAATCGACGGAATGCCTAACACGGATTATCTGCTAAATAACCCTTCAACCACTGAAAGAGACCAAATCACAATAAAGTGTAATTCCACGTATTTTGGACAGAGTGCTTACCTTATAAGAATAGCcgatgatcttcttgactACGTTGATAAGTTCGAACTGAAATCGCTGCCTGTTGAAAAGCAGAATAGTACGTTatccaaacttttcaagttGCTGTTCATACTTGATAAGATATTTGCCACGCTTCTTGAAGGCGTTATACCCGGGAACGCTAGAATGAGCGGGACAGACGCAGTGCGATTCACCGCCATCGCTGAGCGCACTAGAGCCATGATGCCGCGATATCTTGAGCAACAAGAGATCCATGGTTATCACTACGAGGTCAGCAAAGTTTACgaagaagctttggaaAGTTGCGGGAACTGAATGAATTATGCCAATAACATCTGAATATGATGTATATATGTGAATATTAATAAATTCGCCAAAGCGTCGCTTAATCGATCTTTTGAGCGCAATGTTTAAACTCCAAATTGCTGAGATTTCATGCAGCATCAAAAGGATTTGTCGAATGAGAGTGGGCTGGAGTCAATTGAGGAGTTGTGACGAAAGAATAAAACTTTTCATCCCTTTCCTCCGTGCCACCCGCTGAATGCTGTGGTTGATATTGATTTTGAGTCTGCGTTTGAGTTTGTGACGCAGCTTGTGCCTGATTTTGAGCAGCCAAGACTGAAACTCCTTTATAAGAGCTCAGGTCAAGAATGACTGTCACGTCTTTTGTAATTTTAGCCAGCGAAGCAAGGTTCGGCCTTATCTCGTTGAGTGCAGGCATATCGGCCATGACGAGTTTTGTATTGGCTAAAATGGAAATGATAGATTTCAAGAACGCGTTTATGTTTTCCCATGTCTTGGCTTTACCAGCGGTTGACAAGTACTTCTCAGAATTATCTCCATCTGCAGTCAATAAATGCAGGCGTTCATTGAGAGTCTTGGATAGCTCCATTGCCTGGCAACAGGTATCGGTCAGGTCACGAATTTTGGATAGAAGAGCGTCAGTTAGTTCTTGTTGACCTATAGTACTAGCCATCGCCGCTTTGGAAATTTCTGAAGTGAGTTGATCATAGACAACATTCACCATGACTATAACTGTACCCAATGTCTGATATAATTGAGTATCAACGTTATTGGTGCCCGAGGACGACGGAGAACCAGTCTCCGCCTCAGTTCCATCACGATTATTGATTCCATGACTTTCATTTGCTTTATGAGGGCGGGGAGAATGACTATGTACCTGTCGTGGAGAGCTGTCGGTGAGCTTAGAGTCGACGGTTTGCTGCGACAAGTTATGCGCAATGGGGCCATTAGATGGAGGTGTTACTGCAACAGGGCCTTGAGTAGCAATCGAATGTGAAGGGGAGCTCGTGGGCGGCGGAGATTTAAAACCATGACCGTTAGCAGTGCCGAGAGAAGTGTCTATTGATGATGGGCCCATAGTACTGAGGTTCATGGCCATTGGCACCGCCCTCGCTTGCACAGTGTTGCTTCTTGTCCTGGGTAAGTAAACTGTGGATGGCCCGTTTGTAGCAGCGGACGCTGTAGCAGACAGGTTAACTGCGGAATGTGCTCGATTCAACTGACGCTTCCTTGACAGTCTGGCATCCTCAGCACCAATGAAACACCATGCATTGTAAATCTCTGTGTATGAACAAACCAGTGTCATGTAGAACATCCGAATAAAGCATAGATCATCTGCTTCGaaaaaagttttgaaat
This window encodes:
- the SOG2 gene encoding Sog2p (similar to Saccharomyces cerevisiae SOG2 (YOR353C); ancestral locus Anc_7.39): MPDIAGYGSGVGKPVVNGVASHPGNGNGVKDKRTLRDVISKKLSQQSAGGSTIKLIGLNITSIPDADVELLRNVERLSLRKNLLIHLPSNFCTLTGLRYLDLDNNILQEIPPVLMQCPKLEILDLSYNNIEILPQDVSPLWSQQLKVLSLKSNNVNSIWGLRFIVKFENLRVLEILGNPIPNEELEAVRAHTPMTPDIVKEEYWAIALRRFLQDHPSPSENSHDPRMSKAAKRMGFINTTPQASAEITSSVSPSPVDAAQTSSEADVSYTTTETTNNELYNHSKFNDYFKRLSILPEESSSNEQLKVSHDEFLVACRKLLFSFTECQQNVRKIASFCKEKAVAVNVVSLLYSVRSHIDNLVGLLEQAESEERSHDAALIKLCITIITIFKQIISQLRKNFKTFFEADDLCFIRMFYMTLVCSYTEIYNAWCFIGAEDARLSRKRQLNRAHSAVNLSATASAATNGPSTVYLPRTRSNTVQARAVPMAMNLSTMGPSSIDTSLGTANGHGFKSPPPTSSPSHSIATQGPVAVTPPSNGPIAHNLSQQTVDSKLTDSSPRQVHSHSPRPHKANESHGINNRDGTEAETGSPSSSGTNNVDTQLYQTLGTVIVMVNVVYDQLTSEISKAAMASTIGQQELTDALLSKIRDLTDTCCQAMELSKTLNERLHLLTADGDNSEKYLSTAGKAKTWENINAFLKSIISILANTKLVMADMPALNEIRPNLASLAKITKDVTVILDLSSYKGVSVLAAQNQAQAASQTQTQTQNQYQPQHSAGGTEERDEKFYSFVTTPQLTPAHSHSTNPFDAA
- the TFB6 gene encoding TFIIH complex subunit TFB6 (similar to Saccharomyces cerevisiae YOR352W; ancestral locus Anc_7.40), with translation MSEPDTPLHPQADEQIDLSNVRELGDDDIDDLDLNPELEVSEDLDRYGEERDDEDGEGGFKRSYVEDEDERGMYDEMDDFRPRINVGSPFSSATVLAKSRPPLDKPTNTQRRLSLSQQSKFISYCDERLLEIQRKYVQSRGLNTQNGYSGLEPLLKDLKSLVDFIWYSIDGMPNTDYLLNNPSTTERDQITIKCNSTYFGQSAYLIRIADDLLDYVDKFELKSLPVEKQNSTLSKLFKLLFILDKIFATLLEGVIPGNARMSGTDAVRFTAIAERTRAMMPRYLEQQEIHGYHYEVSKVYEEALESCGN